In Panthera tigris isolate Pti1 chromosome C1, P.tigris_Pti1_mat1.1, whole genome shotgun sequence, the following proteins share a genomic window:
- the LOC102956391 gene encoding histone H4: MSGRGKGGKGLGKGGAKRHRKVLRDNIQGITKPAIRRLARRGGVKRISGLIYEETRGVLKVFLENVIRDAVTYTEHAKRKTVTAMDVVYALKRQGRTLYGFGG, from the coding sequence ATGTCGGGGAGAGGAAAGGGCGGCAAAGGCTTGGGCAAGGGGGGTGCCAAGCGCCACCGCAAAGTTTTGAGAGACAACATCCAAGGGATCACGAAGCCGGCAATTCGGCGCCTTGCCCGGCGTGGAGGAGTCAAGCGGATCTCCGGTCTCATCTACGAGGAGACCCGGGGCGTGCTGAAGGTTTTCCTGGAAAACGTCATTCGGGATGCAGTCACCTACACTGAGCACGCCAAGCGCAAGACGGTGACGGCTATGGACGTAGTGTATGCCCTGAAGCGACAGGGACGCACCCTGTATGGTTTCGGAGGCTAA
- the LOC122240786 gene encoding uncharacterized protein LOC122240786 — protein sequence MRHQSRVKLRVSWQVARGATRRVQGRPVLFVGSLFGCGQDPHFGFCGAGMRALFLGCPYGAVRTRLAGLLPQREPCSRGLHTPAGSGPQRRGAPAGGRGQIRHPSPWYRQVSARSLSGFPNPACTSGVGNAQVAPGSGTLSGCHSSPSEVSRSALSHPAFLPPPRPALCFECQGTLRKKVGLGSSGQEHTGQRGSGLCGPAFSSDSPMGFAKTAAVGRWTGIQRPPQHDTTPRELRLVGILPCSRPQQETRDSSRRTTSHAETFEEFCAVDSILQKKKAIRAIITYREIQYHCISSSDFC from the exons ATGAGGCACCAGAGCCGGGTAAAGCTGAGGGTCTCCTGGCAGGTAGCTCGTGGGGCCACGCGCCGAGTCCAGGGGCGTCCCGTCCTGTTTGTTGGCTCCCTTTTCGGGTGCGGCCAGGACCCCCACTTCGGCTTCTGTGGGGCGGGCATGCGTGCTCTCTTCCTGGGGTGTCCTTAC GGAGCGGTCCGGACTCGGCTGGCCGGGCTTCTTCCCCAGCGGGAGCCGTGCTCCCGCGGCCTCCACACCCCCGCCGGAAGTGGCCCCCAGAGGCGCGGCGCTCCGGCTGGTGGGAGGGGGCAAATCCGCCACCCGTCACCTTGGTACCGCCAGGTTTCTGCTAGGTCGTTGTCGGGATTCCCAAACCCCGCCTGCACGTCGGGTGTCGGTAACGCCCAGGTTGCCCCGGGCAGCGGGACACTTAGCGGGTGCCATTCATCCCCTTCAGAGGTCTCGCGCTCTGCACTTTCTCACCCCGcctttctccccccgccccgccccgccctttGTTTTGAATGCCAAGGAACCTTAAGGAAGAAGGTAGGATTGGGCAGCTCCGGGCAGGAACACACAGGACAAAGAGGGTCTGGCTTGTGTGGCCCAGCATTCAGCTCTGACAGTCCTATGGGTTTCGCTAAAACAGCGGCGGTGGGAAGATGGACCGGGATTCAAAGGCCTCCTCAACACGACACCACTCCCCGGGAGCTACGCCTGGTCGGtatccttccctgctcacgtccACAGCAGGAGACTCGCGATTCTTCCAGGAGGACAACCTCACATGCAGAGACATTTGAGGAGTTTTGTGCAG TAGATTCAATTcttcagaagaaaaaagcaaTACGTGCGATAATTACATACAGAGAGATACAATATCACTGTATCAGTAGCTCTGATTTCTGCTGA
- the LOC102952117 gene encoding histone H3: protein MARTKQTARKSTGGKAPRKQLATKAARKSAPATGGVKKPHRYRPGTVALREIRRYQKSTELLIRKLPFQRLVREIAQDFKTDLRFQSSAVMALQEASEAYLVGLFEDTNLCAIHAKRVTIMPKDIQLARRIRGERA, encoded by the coding sequence ATGGCCCGTACAAAGCAGACCGCCCGCAAGTCGACCGGCGGCAAGGCCCCGCGGAAGCAGCTGGCCACCAAGGCGGCCCGCAAGAGCGCGCCCGCCACGGGCGGCGTGAAGAAGCCGCACCGCTACCGGCCGGGCACCGTGGCCCTGCGGGAGATCCGGCGCTACCAGAAGTCCACCGAGCTGCTGATCCGCAAGCTGCCGTTCCAGCGGCTGGTGCGCGAGATCGCGCAGGACTTCAAGACGGACCTGCGCTTCCAGAGCTCGGCCGTGATGGCGCTGCAGGAGGCGAGCGAGGCCTACCTGGTGGGGCTGTTCGAGGACACGAACCTGTGCGCCATCCACGCCAAGCGCGTCACCATCATGCCCAAGGACATCCAGCTGGCTCGCCGCATCCGCGGGGAGCGGGCTTAA
- the LOC102956687 gene encoding histone H2B type 2-E — protein MPEPAKSAPAPKKGSKKAVTKAQKKDGKKRKRSRKESYSIYVYKVLKQVHPDTGISSKAMGIMNSFVNDIFERIAGEASRLAHYNKRSTITSREIQTAVRLLLPGELAKHAVSEGTKAVTKYTSSK, from the coding sequence ATGCCCGAGCCGGCAAAGTCCGCCCCCGCGCCCAAGAAGGGCTCGAAGAAGGCGGTCACCAAAGCCCAGAAGAAGGACGGCAAGAAGCGCAAGCGCAGCCGCAAGGAGAGTTACTCCATCTACGTGTACAAGGTGCTCAAGCAGGTGCACCCCGACACCGGCATCTCGTCCAAGGCCATGGGCATCATGAACTCGTTCGTCAACGACATCTTCGAGCGCATCGCCGGCGAGGCCTCCCGCCTGGCGCACTACAACAAGCGCTCGACCATCACGTCCCGGGAGATCCAGACGGCCGTGCGCCTGCTGCTGCCCGGCGAGCTGGCCAAGCACGCCGTGTCCGAGGGCACCAAGGCCGTCACCAAGTACACCAGCTCCAAGTGA